The sequence below is a genomic window from Elusimicrobiales bacterium.
ATATCTTGGAAGCGTCCCGCACCACGCCGCCCTTGGCTATCTCGGCGTAGGCCATCTCTTTGGACTTGCCTTCCTTGGAAAGCACCTTCGTCAGAGCCGCCGTCAGTGTCGTTTTGCCGTGGTCCACGTGCCCGATGGTCCCCACGTTCACATGCGGTTTGTTCCGCTCAAACTTCGCTTTTGCCATAGTGTCTCTCCTCCGGTTTTGTGATGCCCTGTATTAAAATCTAGCTGGGGATGGGAATCGAACCCACGACCTTCTCCTTACCATGGAGATGCTCTACCAGCTGAGCTACCCCAGCATGCCCTAAATATGGAGCGGGCGATGGGAATCGAACCCACGTGAGCAGCTTGGAAGGCTGCCGTTCTACCATTGAACTACGCCCGCCCGTATGCCGCCTCCGCCCGCGCGGCGGGCCTTCCTAAATAACAGGCGCGGGCCGGAATTGAACCGGCGCATAGCAGTTTTGCAGACTGCTGCCTTACCACTTGGCTACCGCGCCGCAACCGCCGCCGGAGTTCCGCCATGCTGACAACGGAACTCACAGCCGCCGCGCGCGGCGGCGCAGCGGCGTACGGATATATTCTACAAAAAGCCCCGCCGTGTTGCAAAACCAAAATCCGCAGCCGCCTGGCGGCTGCGGATTGCGGGACGCAAACTACTTTCCGCCTTCCGCGGGAACGGCGGGCTTTTCAGCCGGCTTGTCCGCGGGCACGGGCGGCACGGGCGGCACGGGCGGCGCGGGCGGCGCGGGCACGGCAGACGCGGCAGCCTGCGGCTGGGCGGGAGCATCGGGCTTGGCCTCGGCTTCCGGCTTGGCGTTTACCCGTTTCAGCGCTTCCTTTGCATCCGCCAGATACGGGCTTTCAGGGTTGTCCTTTATGAATTTTTCCAGCGCGGCGGACGCTTCCGCATCCTTGCCGGAGACCGCAAACTCCAGCGCGGCGGCAAACTGCTTGCGCTGCGCCGCCATTTTTTTGCCGCTCTTGTCGGACTGTGTGCCCTTCCAGTACGGCTTGGACGAGTCGTCGGAAACTTTCGCGCCGCGCACCGCGGCCACCGAGGACGCGCCCACCGAGGTGGACTGATACTTCTGGGCTATTTTTGACTTAAGCCCCTTAAGCGTGGTCTCATACCAGCTTTTGTCTTTGCCGTCCGCGCAGAAGGCGGAGCCTGCCGCCATCATCGCGGACAAAAACAACACGGTCAGCTTCATTGTTTCTTCCTCCCTTTACTTGATTTCCAAAACGGCGTCGGCGGCCTCGGCAAAAGCCGGGTCCGTGTCGGCGGCCCTGTCGGCGAATTTTTTTGCGGCTTCCTTGTCGCCCAGCTTCATCGCGGCGCGCGCGCGGTTGAGCAGTATGCCGGCATCGTCCGGATCGGCGGCGGAGGCTTTGGCGTAAAACCCGTCCGCGTCGGAGTATGAGCCCTTCATATAGGAGACATTGCCCATGTTGTTGAGCGCGTCGGAATTTTCGGGCGCGAACTTGAGGATTTTATTGAAGCTCTCCTGCGCGCCGGAGTAATCCTCGGTCTCCACGCAGAGCATTCCCAGCCCGGTCAGCGCGTCGACATCATCGGGGTTTTTGGACAGCGCGTCCATGTAGCCTTGCTTTATGTAGTCGCGGCGGGTTTTGGCCGCTTCCTTCATGTCGGCGTTATAGCGGGCCTGCACGGCGGCTTTTTCCGGCACGGGGGATTCCCAGTTGGCGGAGGGCAGAGTCATCGGCTCGTAATCCGCCCACGCCTTGTGCGTGTCTATGATTTTCACATCCGCGCCGGCGCGGGTGTACATCCGCACAGCCTCTCTGGCCGCGGACGGGAAATCCTTGCCTATCATGGTGGATTCCACGGGAATCCAGTAGGTTCCCTCGTAAAGCACCATCTTGTCCGCCGGGATGCCTATATCCGCCGGGTCGGCGGCGCCGGTATTGAAAGCCAGCGCGATATGGCTGGGATAGTCGAGAAACACGGTGTGTATGCCCGCGCCCTCCAGCATGGTGGAAAGCAAAGCCACCAGATCGGAGCATTTGCCGCTGCGCAGCTTCAGCGTGTCGCGCGGCGGCTGCACATTGTCCAGCGGATGCTCGGAACTGGATTTGATGCTGGCATAGGGCTTTGACGGGTCGGAGACGTAGTTTATGCCAAGCTCGCCAAGCGCGCTCCAGAGCAGCATCGCGGTGGAGATGTTGGGGTTGACCGTGTATTCCTCCGCCGGGGAGCGCATGTTGAGCGCCGCGCGCGCAAAGGCCAGCACCGGCGTGTCCTTGGGCGTTATGAAGTTGGCCAGGCGCGCCGCGTTGTCCCAGATGATGGCCGTGCGCGAAAGCACCTTGACCGGCTGGTTGACCTCTATGGTCTTTGGCTCGCCATTTTCGTAATAGGTAACGCTTATCTGGGCCTGCACCGGGGTATCCTCGCTGACTTCCAGGATTTTGTTGTTGAGCGTCCCTTTCAGGGCCACCTCGGTTTTGGAATGCGGCGCTATCTCCTCCACTACCCTGTCGGAGGGGTAATCCATGAAATCCTTGAGCGCGAAGGAAACCTTCACGTTCTTGAACGTCACGTCGCTGTTGTTGGCAAGCGTAAGCCGCCCCACCGGGTTATGCAGATAGTACTTGTAATTGGCGGAGAATATGTAATTCAGATTCACCTTCGCCAGCTCCACGCGCGCCACGTTGAGGTTGCCCGGCACAAACAGCATGTACGGCTCCGAGGGCTGGCCCGTCTCGCCGGTAAGCGAGCGGGAGCATATCCGGTAGTAATAGGTGGCCGGGGTTTCCCTTATGGTTTCGGCGAACCCGGTCTGCGCCGCGGTTCCCGCCGCCACCGCGAAACCGTCCGGCTCGGTGGAGCGCAGCACCTCGTAATCGGACACCCATTCCGGCTGCGCGCCTTTCCAGGAGAGTTTCACCCGGTCCTCTTTCACCGTGCCGGAGAGATCGGTCGGCGGGGCGGTTATTATGTTCATGGCGAAGGCTTCCAGCTTGCCGGAGGAGTCCGATATGTAAAGCCTGTTGCCGGAGAAATGCAACTCCTCCGGCGATATCAGCGCGCCCGTGCCCGTGCCCGCGGCAAAAAAGCTGGCCACCCACGCGCCGTTGCCGTCAAACACCTTCACGCGGGAATCGGCCTTGTCCAGCACGTAAACGAATTTCCTGCCGTCGTAGGCGATGGACACGGGGTCGGCAAGCTGGCTGGCGCGCTCTCCCTGCTCGCCCCAGACCAGCACAACGCGCCCGGACGACGGGTCCACTTCCACGATTTTCTTGAGCTTGCGGTCCAGTATCAGCAGGTCCTTTCCGGTCCACCACACATCACCGGGGGCAAGCAGGGTTGCGCCCTGCAGCTCCGGCCCCAGTGCGTTTATGAACATCCCATCCGAGGTGAACTGCTGCACGCGGGCGTTGCCGGAGTCGGCCACGAAAATCGCGCCGTTGTTGCTGACGGCGACACCCGACGGCTTGCTGAAACAGCCTTCTTTGGACGAGCTTCCGAAAAACCCAGCCTTCTCCCCCAGCACGGCCTTGACGCCACCCGTGGAATTGAAAATGTAAACTTTGCCCGCGTCCGAATCCGACACCACAAGCCCCGTTTTTTCGGACCAGGCCATGCCGCCGGCCTTGCGTATGTGCACGGCTGATTTTTTGTCGGGCGAGGCCAGCACGCTTTTTATGGCGCCCTTGTCGTCCAGCAGGACGGCTTTCTGCGAATCCCCCAGGAAGGCGGCTATGACGCCGCCGGGCTGCGGGGTGAACTGGCCCACCGGCAGCTTCACGGAGGTTTCCGGGCCGGAAAACAGCAGTTTCATGTCCCTTGAAACGGGAAGGCGGGCCTGCTTGTTCTTGTCGGTCAGGCGGAATGCGAAAATGCGCTTGTTGCCGGTGTCCACCACCAGTACCAGCCCGTCTTTGCCGGCCAGTATCGCCGAGGGTTTGTAAAACTGGCCATGGCCCTTGCCGGAGGAGCCGAACTCGCCGGAAAGATTTCCGTCCGGCCCGTACTCGCGCACTTTTCCCTTCCTGGAGTCCAGCACATAGATATAGCCGTAGTCGTCCACGCATACGGAGTCCGCGCCCAGTTTAAGCTCCGCTATTTTCTCGCCTTGGGGGCTTAGCTTTATCACGGTGCTGGAGCCGCGGTTGCACACGTAGATGTTGTCGGAGCGGTCCACCGCCATGCCGGACGGAGAGTCCATCCCCTGTGTCAGTATGAGCGACAGAATGCCGTCCGGCGTGAACACCTGCACGCGGGAGTTGCCGGTGTCGGCCACATAAATCCTGCCGTCCGCGCCGGAGACGATGGCGCGCGGCTCCGAAAACTGCCCCGGTTTTGAGCCGCGCGAGCCGAAGGTGAACAGCAGATTCCCGTCCGCGTCAACAACACGCACGCAACCGGCATCCCCGTCCAGCACGTAAATTCTGCCGTTTTTGCCCGACGCCGCGCCTATCGGCGAGCGGAACAGCGGCTCCCCGCCGCTTTTCCCGGTGATTTTGCGGGGGGTGGTTTCATTCGGGTTGAAAATGAAAACCGCGCCGGCCTTGGAGTCTGTCACCAGCAGGCTGTCGCCCGCGAAAGCCGCGCCGGTCGGCATCTTGAACATCAGGGAGTCGTATTGCTTTTCTATGGCCACGTAATCGTAAGCGCAAGCCGCAGACGAAATCAGGCAAAGCGACAGCGCAGCGACAATTTTTCTCATACCAAACCTCCGGGAAAATCTGGGTATCTCCAAGAGTTTAGTATAAACGCGCGGGCATTTCAACCGCCCGCCGCGCAAGCCCGCGGCAGTTGTAAACACCGCGCAGAGTTGCTACAATCCAGAAGCTGCCGGACGCGCGAAACAGGCCGGCTATCTGCCCGCATATGCGGGCCATTGGCGGTTTTGAAATGCGATACTGGGTCTACATAAACAACGGCATCAAGGGACCTTTCGAGAAGGCGGAGCTTAACTCGGTGGAGGGTTTCACTCAGGAAACCCTTATCTGTCCCGAAACCCCGCCCGACGGCAAAACGCAGGAATGGCAGCCCGCTTCCGCGGTGCTTGCCGCCGAAGCCGCCGCGCCCGCCCAGACGGCGCCCGTTCAGACGCCGCAGCAGGAACAGCCCCCCGCCCAGCAGCCGGACGCCGCCATAAAAATCGCCGATAACGCCGCGGACGGCATTTCGCTTTCCGCGTCTTCCGGAAGCCCGTCCGGCGGCATCGGTTCCTGCGGCCCGATGACAATGGAGAACGCCGCCGACATACTGGGGCCGGGCATGACGCCCTCCCCCGGCCCGTCGCAGACCGGACGCTCCTCCACCGGCAGGCAAACGGCGATATCGCTTCAGATGGCATCCTCGCTGTCTCCCGCCGGCGGGGACGACATAAAGCTGCGCCTGGACCAGTTTGACAAAAACATCAGCAATCTCGTCCAGATGCTGGAAACCACGCAAAGGCAGATGCTTGCCACCTCCCGTTCCGCGCCCGCGGGAGGCGGACAGCCCCTGCCGGACGACCTGACCGGAAAACTGGACCATATTTCCGCGGAACTGGCATCGCTTAAAACCACCGTAACCACGCTTGTGGGCGGCATTCAAAGCTCGCAGACCGATATCGCCTCTAAAATAGCGGACATAAGCGCCTCCGTCTCCGGCCAGCATCAGGGCGGCATTCCGGGTTACGCGGGCGGCGCCGCAACAGCCTCGTGGAAAGGCCAGGGCCAGGAGTTTCCGCAAACCGCTCCGTCCCCGTCCGGGGCTGGGGAGGTCCGCATCTCCGGTTCCCGCGCCAGCAGGCTGGGGCCGCTCAAAAGCCTTG
It includes:
- a CDS encoding GTP-binding protein, coding for MAKAKFERNKPHVNVGTIGHVDHGKTTLTAALTKVLSKEGKSKEMAYAEIAKGGVVRDASKI
- a CDS encoding tetratricopeptide repeat protein; protein product: MRKIVAALSLCLISSAACAYDYVAIEKQYDSLMFKMPTGAAFAGDSLLVTDSKAGAVFIFNPNETTPRKITGKSGGEPLFRSPIGAASGKNGRIYVLDGDAGCVRVVDADGNLLFTFGSRGSKPGQFSEPRAIVSGADGRIYVADTGNSRVQVFTPDGILSLILTQGMDSPSGMAVDRSDNIYVCNRGSSTVIKLSPQGEKIAELKLGADSVCVDDYGYIYVLDSRKGKVREYGPDGNLSGEFGSSGKGHGQFYKPSAILAGKDGLVLVVDTGNKRIFAFRLTDKNKQARLPVSRDMKLLFSGPETSVKLPVGQFTPQPGGVIAAFLGDSQKAVLLDDKGAIKSVLASPDKKSAVHIRKAGGMAWSEKTGLVVSDSDAGKVYIFNSTGGVKAVLGEKAGFFGSSSKEGCFSKPSGVAVSNNGAIFVADSGNARVQQFTSDGMFINALGPELQGATLLAPGDVWWTGKDLLILDRKLKKIVEVDPSSGRVVLVWGEQGERASQLADPVSIAYDGRKFVYVLDKADSRVKVFDGNGAWVASFFAAGTGTGALISPEELHFSGNRLYISDSSGKLEAFAMNIITAPPTDLSGTVKEDRVKLSWKGAQPEWVSDYEVLRSTEPDGFAVAAGTAAQTGFAETIRETPATYYYRICSRSLTGETGQPSEPYMLFVPGNLNVARVELAKVNLNYIFSANYKYYLHNPVGRLTLANNSDVTFKNVKVSFALKDFMDYPSDRVVEEIAPHSKTEVALKGTLNNKILEVSEDTPVQAQISVTYYENGEPKTIEVNQPVKVLSRTAIIWDNAARLANFITPKDTPVLAFARAALNMRSPAEEYTVNPNISTAMLLWSALGELGINYVSDPSKPYASIKSSSEHPLDNVQPPRDTLKLRSGKCSDLVALLSTMLEGAGIHTVFLDYPSHIALAFNTGAADPADIGIPADKMVLYEGTYWIPVESTMIGKDFPSAAREAVRMYTRAGADVKIIDTHKAWADYEPMTLPSANWESPVPEKAAVQARYNADMKEAAKTRRDYIKQGYMDALSKNPDDVDALTGLGMLCVETEDYSGAQESFNKILKFAPENSDALNNMGNVSYMKGSYSDADGFYAKASAADPDDAGILLNRARAAMKLGDKEAAKKFADRAADTDPAFAEAADAVLEIK